A region from the Planctomycetaceae bacterium genome encodes:
- a CDS encoding Abi family protein, translated as MRYTKPPLSFEQQAELLISRGLEADKNDLVSKLRVVNYYRLSGYWYPFREQGSENFKPHTTLEKIWRRYAFDRQLRLLTMDAVERVEIAVKTSIIYYHSHNWGAFGYTANMYLPNLDEKRYAVFMEKINETTSHSKEGFVEHFKTIYGDTHSLLPLWMAAEIMTFGMMLTMFRGIEMKLQQAIARDFNISDKVFLSWLVAINTIRNVCAHHGRLRDRVLDYTPMIPRTNKYPEWHNPVNIPQDRIFGILTILKYMMNIIAPQSGWSERFKSLLDQYQEIPITSMGMPTNWLDCPIWALNASLH; from the coding sequence ATGAGGTACACAAAACCACCTCTTTCATTCGAGCAACAGGCGGAACTTCTTATATCCCGCGGTCTTGAAGCTGATAAAAATGACCTTGTGTCAAAACTCCGTGTTGTAAATTATTATCGTCTTAGCGGATATTGGTACCCATTTCGTGAGCAGGGGAGTGAAAATTTCAAACCGCACACAACACTTGAAAAAATCTGGCGAAGGTATGCTTTTGATCGACAGCTTCGATTGCTGACTATGGATGCTGTCGAACGTGTGGAAATTGCAGTCAAGACAAGCATAATCTACTATCACAGTCATAACTGGGGAGCATTCGGGTACACTGCCAATATGTATTTACCAAATCTCGATGAAAAACGATATGCGGTTTTTATGGAGAAGATTAATGAGACAACTTCGCACAGCAAAGAGGGATTTGTCGAGCATTTCAAAACAATTTACGGCGATACACATTCCCTTTTGCCATTGTGGATGGCTGCGGAGATTATGACATTTGGAATGATGCTGACAATGTTCAGAGGTATTGAAATGAAATTACAGCAGGCGATTGCTCGTGATTTTAATATTTCTGACAAAGTTTTTCTTTCGTGGCTTGTGGCGATAAACACAATACGAAATGTTTGCGCTCATCACGGAAGATTAAGAGACAGGGTATTGGATTATACGCCGATGATACCGCGAACAAATAAATATCCGGAATGGCACAATCCTGTTAACATTCCACAAGACCGAATATTCGGTATCCTGACTATATTAAAATATATGATGAATATCATTGCTCCCCAAAGCGGTTGGAGTGAGCGATTCAAAAGTTTGCTGGATCAATATCAGGAAATACCAATAACATCTATGGGGATGCCGACAAACTGGCTGGATTGTCCTATATGGGCATTAAATGCGTCATTGCATTGA
- a CDS encoding carbon-nitrogen hydrolase family protein produces the protein MANGKLKIATCQFPVSEHIRRNSEYIQDFLKDAKAAEADIVHFSECALSGYAGADFDSFEGYDWSLLIEETKKIMSLAGKLHLWVVLGSTHKLTPPNKPHNCIYLINPQGQIENRYDKRFGTESDLMHYTPGNRFVTFTINSVKCALLICFDLRFPEIYRELNKLKVQCVLQSFYNARQKEQSVHRHIIRQTMQANVASNYFWASMANSCGEIAPYSSCFIQPDGEIVKELKSHQPDMMVNTIDTSISFYDPSAKFRAIAMNGILTNGPDDINDPRSKDIKSL, from the coding sequence GTGGCAAACGGAAAATTAAAAATCGCGACGTGTCAGTTTCCTGTAAGCGAGCATATCAGGCGGAACTCGGAGTATATACAGGATTTTCTCAAGGACGCAAAAGCGGCCGAAGCTGACATTGTTCATTTTTCAGAATGCGCGTTGAGCGGATACGCAGGCGCGGATTTCGACAGCTTCGAAGGTTACGACTGGTCGCTGCTTATCGAAGAGACAAAGAAAATTATGTCGCTTGCCGGCAAATTACACCTTTGGGTCGTACTGGGCAGTACACATAAACTTACGCCGCCGAACAAGCCGCATAATTGCATTTATCTAATCAATCCGCAGGGACAAATTGAAAACCGATACGATAAAAGGTTCGGCACTGAAAGCGATTTGATGCATTACACGCCGGGCAATCGATTTGTAACGTTTACGATTAACAGCGTTAAATGCGCATTGCTGATTTGCTTTGATTTGCGGTTTCCGGAAATTTATCGGGAACTTAATAAACTGAAAGTTCAGTGCGTATTGCAATCGTTTTATAATGCACGGCAAAAAGAACAAAGCGTTCATCGACACATAATCAGGCAAACAATGCAGGCCAACGTCGCGTCGAATTATTTCTGGGCGAGTATGGCGAATTCGTGCGGTGAAATCGCCCCATATTCTTCATGTTTTATTCAGCCGGATGGCGAAATTGTAAAAGAATTAAAATCTCATCAGCCGGATATGATGGTTAATACAATCGATACATCAATATCATTCTACGACCCTTCAGCAAAATTCAGAGCGATTGCGATGAACGGCATTTTGACAAACGGGCCTGACGATATAAACGACCCAAGAAGCAAGGACATAAAATCACTGTAA
- a CDS encoding excinuclease ABC subunit UvrC has product MADKFTKIREMIKTFPTGPGLYFMKDANGTVLYVGKAANLRSRAGSYFQPAADIESTRGPKIAEMLKKVAEVDFLETQSEVDALLQEARLVKDIRPPYNSDLTDDKSFPYLEITIRDDYPGVYITRQPREKSKLFGPFAGVGDLRAAMVVLQKIFKFRTCGLEIDESDDKRKFFRPCILYSIKQCIAPCADYISKKDYRKNIADLINFLNSKRTTVLRELNQQMEAAAKTMDYEAAAMYRDRIRLIENLDKRGSLDENVQPEVFFTDPTESLEKLQKLLGSANHIRIIEGFDIAHIGGSETVGSLVRFIDGKPFKAGYRRYKIKTVKGVDDYACLKEVLLRRFFHAAAGEELWPDLVLIDGGIGQLHAAEDAFKELKVIPPVLASLAKKEEIIFVSGKNEPLKLPANNPAKKLLQYVRDESHRFAQHYHHILRRKKMLNE; this is encoded by the coding sequence ATGGCGGATAAATTCACAAAAATTCGAGAAATGATTAAGACGTTTCCAACTGGGCCGGGCTTGTATTTTATGAAAGATGCGAACGGTACGGTTCTTTACGTCGGCAAAGCGGCCAATCTCCGCTCCCGCGCCGGCAGTTATTTTCAGCCGGCAGCGGACATTGAGTCCACCCGCGGGCCGAAAATCGCCGAAATGCTCAAAAAAGTCGCCGAAGTGGATTTTCTCGAAACACAAAGCGAAGTCGATGCTCTTCTGCAGGAAGCTCGGCTCGTCAAGGACATCCGCCCGCCATACAATTCCGATTTGACCGACGATAAATCATTTCCGTATCTTGAAATTACAATCCGCGATGACTACCCCGGCGTTTACATCACGCGCCAGCCGCGCGAAAAGAGTAAATTGTTCGGCCCATTCGCCGGCGTGGGCGACTTACGAGCCGCAATGGTTGTGCTGCAAAAGATTTTCAAATTCCGAACCTGCGGCCTTGAGATTGACGAATCAGACGACAAGCGAAAATTTTTCAGACCCTGCATATTATATAGTATCAAACAATGCATCGCTCCGTGCGCCGATTATATCAGCAAAAAAGATTACCGAAAAAACATCGCCGATTTGATTAATTTTTTAAATTCAAAACGAACGACAGTCCTGCGCGAACTGAATCAGCAGATGGAAGCTGCCGCAAAGACTATGGATTATGAAGCCGCTGCGATGTATCGCGACAGGATTCGATTGATAGAAAATCTCGACAAGCGAGGCTCACTCGATGAAAATGTTCAGCCGGAGGTTTTCTTTACCGACCCGACCGAATCACTTGAGAAATTGCAAAAACTGCTCGGCAGTGCAAATCATATCCGCATAATCGAGGGTTTCGATATCGCGCACATCGGTGGCTCTGAAACTGTCGGCTCACTTGTACGTTTTATTGATGGCAAACCTTTTAAAGCTGGCTACCGAAGATACAAAATCAAAACCGTCAAAGGTGTTGATGATTATGCGTGTCTGAAGGAAGTTTTATTGCGAAGATTTTTCCACGCCGCCGCAGGCGAAGAGCTTTGGCCTGATTTGGTTTTGATAGATGGCGGAATTGGTCAGCTTCACGCAGCCGAAGATGCGTTTAAGGAATTGAAAGTTATACCGCCGGTTTTGGCTTCGCTTGCGAAAAAGGAAGAGATAATTTTCGTGTCAGGAAAAAACGAACCGTTGAAGCTGCCCGCCAATAATCCGGCAAAAAAACTTTTGCAGTATGTCCGCGACGAATCGCACCGTTTCGCGCAGCATTACCACCATATCCTCCGCCGCAAAAAAATGCTTAACGAATAA
- a CDS encoding LuxR C-terminal-related transcriptional regulator yields MADSTDIFSEVEWGEIAKALSLSKRESQIIKELFADNSDKRIALDLEITISTVRTHISRLFRKLNADCRMDVILHVFRCFRDNCCKLNCPRQR; encoded by the coding sequence ATGGCAGATAGTACGGATATATTTTCGGAAGTTGAATGGGGAGAGATAGCAAAAGCCCTCTCTTTGTCAAAACGTGAATCGCAGATTATCAAAGAACTTTTTGCCGACAACTCGGACAAAAGAATTGCATTGGATTTGGAGATAACCATTTCTACCGTCAGAACTCACATAAGCAGATTATTCAGAAAGCTCAATGCCGATTGCAGGATGGATGTAATACTCCACGTCTTTAGATGTTTCCGTGATAACTGCTGCAAACTCAACTGTCCCCGTCAGCGATGA
- a CDS encoding vitamin B12-dependent ribonucleotide reductase: MAGNSNGFLNGNDKSGMNNWKNTPNARLRGLKVNQQFSTPGIHPFDQLEWETRQAKITGDGGEVIFEQNNVEVPATWSQLATKVVVSKYFYGDIETGHRENSVKQLVHRVCRTIADRGQKDGYFATQTDTENFYNELTWLCVNQYGSFNSPVWFNVGLKDIYGIEGSEHNYHWDNKLNKAVPCKSSYEYPQASACFIQSVKDTMEDIMSLAASEAMLFKHGSGTGTDLSTLRSSKEKLAGGGKPSGPLSFMRVYDQIAAVVKSGGKTRRAAKMQSLMVSHPDIKEFISAKMEEEKKARALINAGYGGQFNNEAYNSVMFQNSNLSVRVTDEFMEAVEKDEEWTTTEVTTGKPSVKYKASELFDLLSEATRLCGDPGLQYHTTINKWHTCPAAGPIHASNPCSEYMFIDDSACNLASLNLIKFRNEDGSFDVERFKTAARLYVIAQEILVDNGSYPNAPITENSHNFRALGLGYANLGSLIMSLALPYDSEQARTIASAITAILTGTAYIASAEIAGVKGTFDKYHENAQYMLNVIDMHRQQCKNISEVNCPDYLLSAARDAWDQALDAGTKFGYRNAQVTVLAPTGTIGFMMDCDTTGVEPDIALVKYKLLAGGGILKIVNKTVPMALERLGYSADDIKQICDDIDKDDTIETSKKLDKEHLPVFDCAFKAQKGVRSIHYMAHLKMMAAVQPFISGAISKTINMPKESTAEEVSSAYMEGWKMGLKAVAVYRDGSKMLQPVQTDEHKDGEAKEETKVITAPPKPYRRRLAETRKSITHKFSVAGHEGYLTVGLYDDGQPGELFITMAKEGSTVGGLMDVVGTCVSMSLQYGVPLVTLVDKFRHARFEPAGMTSNKNIPFAKSLIDYIFCWMGCQFIPGYAEKNTPNRDNVQVTNKTTTTAKVLVEKTKDLAKKIAEVKAVQAKPAVKVVEIKEKTEKNRIADMADRAVATVSSVVKGDGTQTEGSTMQQFNAQFEHFQDDAPACDICGSITVRNGSCYKCFNCGNSMGCS; encoded by the coding sequence ATGGCCGGCAATTCGAATGGTTTTTTGAACGGAAATGATAAAAGCGGTATGAATAATTGGAAGAATACACCTAATGCGAGATTAAGAGGACTGAAAGTAAATCAGCAGTTCTCTACACCTGGAATCCATCCTTTTGACCAGCTTGAATGGGAAACCAGACAGGCAAAAATCACCGGCGACGGCGGCGAGGTCATTTTTGAACAAAATAACGTCGAAGTTCCCGCTACCTGGAGCCAACTTGCGACAAAAGTCGTTGTCAGCAAGTACTTCTACGGCGATATCGAGACCGGACATCGTGAAAATTCAGTAAAACAGCTCGTTCACAGAGTCTGCCGAACAATCGCTGACCGCGGCCAAAAAGACGGCTACTTCGCAACCCAAACCGATACCGAAAACTTCTACAACGAACTTACATGGCTGTGCGTTAATCAATACGGCTCGTTCAACTCGCCGGTATGGTTCAATGTCGGGCTTAAAGATATTTACGGTATCGAGGGCAGCGAACATAACTATCATTGGGATAACAAGTTAAATAAAGCTGTTCCATGCAAGAGCAGTTATGAATATCCGCAGGCATCGGCCTGTTTCATCCAGTCTGTAAAAGACACAATGGAAGATATTATGAGTCTGGCGGCCAGCGAAGCAATGCTCTTCAAGCACGGCTCGGGCACCGGCACAGACCTTTCAACTCTCCGCAGCAGTAAGGAAAAACTCGCCGGCGGCGGAAAGCCATCAGGCCCGCTTAGCTTTATGCGTGTTTATGACCAAATCGCAGCTGTTGTAAAGTCCGGCGGAAAAACAAGACGTGCCGCCAAGATGCAGTCGTTAATGGTATCGCATCCTGACATTAAAGAATTCATCAGTGCCAAGATGGAGGAAGAGAAAAAAGCTCGCGCTCTTATCAATGCTGGTTATGGCGGCCAATTCAATAACGAAGCATACAACAGCGTTATGTTCCAGAATTCCAATTTGTCGGTACGAGTAACTGACGAATTTATGGAAGCTGTTGAAAAAGACGAAGAATGGACGACCACCGAAGTTACGACCGGCAAACCATCGGTAAAATATAAGGCAAGCGAATTATTCGACTTACTTTCTGAAGCGACAAGGCTTTGCGGCGACCCCGGTCTGCAATATCATACCACAATCAACAAATGGCATACCTGCCCGGCAGCAGGTCCAATTCACGCATCGAATCCGTGCAGTGAATATATGTTCATCGACGATTCGGCCTGCAACCTGGCTTCGCTTAACCTGATTAAGTTCAGAAACGAAGACGGCTCGTTCGACGTCGAAAGGTTCAAGACCGCTGCAAGATTATACGTTATCGCACAGGAAATTCTTGTTGATAACGGCAGTTACCCAAACGCTCCAATCACTGAAAACAGTCATAATTTCAGGGCATTGGGACTTGGTTATGCCAATTTAGGCAGTTTGATTATGAGTCTTGCCCTTCCTTATGACAGCGAACAGGCAAGGACAATCGCATCTGCTATTACGGCAATCTTGACCGGTACCGCATACATCGCCAGCGCGGAAATTGCCGGCGTTAAGGGAACATTCGACAAATATCACGAAAACGCACAATATATGCTGAACGTTATCGATATGCATCGTCAGCAGTGCAAAAATATATCTGAAGTTAATTGCCCGGATTATCTGCTAAGCGCAGCGAGAGACGCCTGGGACCAGGCACTTGATGCGGGCACAAAATTCGGTTACAGAAACGCACAAGTTACGGTTCTTGCTCCGACAGGCACTATCGGATTTATGATGGATTGCGATACGACGGGAGTCGAGCCGGACATAGCACTGGTGAAATATAAACTTCTCGCAGGCGGTGGAATTTTAAAAATCGTAAATAAAACCGTCCCGATGGCACTGGAAAGACTCGGCTACAGCGCCGACGATATCAAGCAAATATGCGACGATATCGATAAAGACGATACCATCGAGACGAGCAAAAAACTTGATAAGGAACATTTGCCGGTCTTTGATTGTGCTTTCAAGGCACAAAAAGGCGTTCGCAGCATCCATTATATGGCACATCTGAAAATGATGGCCGCTGTTCAGCCGTTTATCAGCGGCGCGATAAGCAAGACTATCAATATGCCTAAAGAATCAACCGCAGAGGAAGTCAGCTCGGCATATATGGAAGGCTGGAAAATGGGGCTGAAAGCAGTGGCTGTTTATCGCGACGGCTCAAAGATGCTTCAGCCGGTGCAAACCGATGAACATAAAGACGGCGAGGCCAAAGAAGAAACGAAAGTCATTACCGCTCCGCCGAAACCATACAGACGCAGACTTGCGGAAACCAGAAAGAGCATTACGCATAAATTCTCGGTCGCAGGACACGAAGGCTATTTGACTGTCGGTCTTTATGACGATGGGCAGCCGGGTGAACTGTTTATCACGATGGCCAAGGAAGGCAGTACCGTCGGCGGTTTGATGGATGTCGTCGGCACGTGCGTTTCGATGTCGCTGCAGTACGGCGTTCCGCTTGTTACGCTTGTCGATAAATTCAGGCACGCAAGGTTCGAGCCGGCAGGTATGACATCAAATAAGAACATACCGTTCGCAAAGAGCCTGATTGATTATATCTTCTGCTGGATGGGCTGTCAGTTCATACCGGGCTACGCGGAAAAAAACACGCCGAATCGGGATAATGTTCAGGTTACAAACAAAACAACGACAACAGCAAAAGTTCTGGTAGAAAAAACAAAAGACCTTGCCAAAAAAATCGCGGAAGTAAAGGCTGTTCAGGCAAAGCCGGCGGTTAAGGTGGTTGAAATAAAAGAAAAAACTGAAAAGAACAGAATTGCCGACATGGCCGACAGAGCGGTCGCAACAGTAAGTTCCGTCGTTAAAGGCGACGGCACACAAACCGAAGGCTCAACAATGCAGCAGTTCAACGCACAGTTCGAGCATTTTCAGGACGATGCACCGGCGTGCGATATTTGCGGCTCGATAACCGTCCGCAACGGCTCCTGTTATAAATGCTTCAACTGCGGCAACTCGATGGGATGCAGTTAA
- the rpsI gene encoding 30S ribosomal protein S9 has protein sequence MADNVTNTNTPLAGLKLSTESQTTKKAASKGGYTWGTGRRKTSVARVRIRPGKGEFKINNRALDNYFTRPQDVSNVVAPLKATKTEKSLDVFVNVNGGGITGQSGAVMQGIARALKNYDPSLLQALRDGGYLTRDGRMVERKKPGQAGARKRFQFSKR, from the coding sequence ATGGCAGATAACGTTACAAACACAAATACCCCGCTGGCAGGACTGAAGCTTTCGACAGAAAGCCAAACAACCAAGAAAGCTGCATCAAAAGGCGGTTATACCTGGGGCACAGGCAGAAGAAAAACCTCCGTTGCCAGAGTCAGAATCAGACCGGGCAAAGGTGAGTTCAAAATCAATAACAGAGCACTCGATAACTACTTCACACGCCCGCAGGATGTCAGCAACGTTGTCGCTCCGTTAAAAGCAACAAAGACTGAAAAGAGCCTTGACGTTTTCGTTAACGTCAATGGCGGCGGCATCACAGGCCAAAGCGGCGCTGTTATGCAGGGTATCGCAAGGGCTCTGAAGAACTACGATCCTTCTCTTTTACAGGCACTTCGCGACGGCGGCTACCTGACAAGAGACGGCAGAATGGTCGAAAGAAAGAAACCCGGCCAGGCTGGCGCAAGAAAGAGATTCCAGTTCTCAAAACGCTAA
- the rplM gene encoding 50S ribosomal protein L13, producing MKSFLARNENVQHKWLLVDADGAILGRLAVKLATILMGKHKPTYTPHVDTGDYVIVLNAEKIKLTGKKEEAKLYDYYTFYPGGHKYLTFPEMMAKNPEKIIELAVKRMLPKSAMGDRMVKKLKVCRGTEHKYTAQAPEKIEL from the coding sequence ATGAAAAGTTTTTTAGCAAGAAATGAAAATGTACAGCATAAATGGCTTTTAGTTGACGCCGATGGGGCTATTTTAGGCAGATTGGCCGTGAAACTCGCGACAATCCTGATGGGTAAACATAAACCCACCTACACTCCGCACGTTGATACTGGCGATTATGTTATCGTGCTCAATGCTGAGAAAATCAAGCTGACGGGCAAAAAAGAAGAAGCAAAACTGTATGACTATTATACTTTTTATCCGGGCGGTCATAAATATCTCACATTCCCGGAAATGATGGCGAAAAATCCAGAGAAGATTATCGAACTGGCCGTCAAGAGAATGCTTCCGAAGAGTGCTATGGGCGACAGAATGGTCAAGAAACTGAAAGTTTGTCGCGGCACAGAGCATAAATATACCGCTCAAGCACCTGAAAAAATCGAACTTTAA
- a CDS encoding putative ABC transporter permease, which produces MFRFFIFGLLGMLLEVFLIAIRNLVNGNINMYGASSPWMIIDYGLLAILLMPIADFLKKHKLPLPARAVVYMLYIYTVEYISGCLFTGAGLKIWDYSKLPYNLHGQIALYYAPFWYFLGMGAELIYPKADMCSLALAGKLKSSDIENQIQKNTHNTTKES; this is translated from the coding sequence ATATTTCGATTTTTTATCTTCGGGCTTCTCGGTATGCTTCTTGAAGTTTTTTTGATAGCCATCAGAAACCTTGTAAATGGAAACATAAATATGTACGGAGCCAGTTCGCCATGGATGATTATCGATTACGGCCTGCTGGCCATACTGCTTATGCCGATAGCCGATTTCCTGAAAAAACATAAACTCCCGCTGCCTGCAAGAGCTGTTGTTTATATGCTCTACATTTACACGGTGGAATATATATCGGGATGCCTTTTCACCGGCGCAGGACTGAAGATATGGGATTACAGTAAGCTGCCTTACAATCTACACGGACAAATCGCGTTATATTACGCCCCTTTCTGGTATTTTCTCGGAATGGGCGCCGAATTGATTTATCCTAAAGCAGATATGTGCAGTCTGGCACTGGCGGGAAAACTAAAATCGTCAGACATAGAAAATCAAATTCAGAAAAATACTCATAATACGACAAAGGAGTCTTAG
- the argC gene encoding N-acetyl-gamma-glutamyl-phosphate reductase, which yields MLPVAIIGASGYTGAQAIEIFMRHSQAKLTYLTALPEECGKVPDIFPRFRGRCSLEIEPLNMNKLISSAKVALCCLPHKVSMGFVPNLLTAGLKVIDFSADYRIKDVSVYEKYYQPHTDKENLKQAVYGLCELNREKIKTAKLIANPGCFPTTFILGTAPLLKNKLVEGTVIVNSVTGASGAGKNPSKNFHFPNMNENLFAYGIGKHRHQPEMEQIAGELAGKHVEVLFQPHVGPFDYGIMSTIYCQPKEKITAEKLTELYKEFYKNEPFVQVLNAPPMLKDIANTNYCHIYPTICKDKIVIFSDVDNLIKGASGQAVQNMNIMYGFDETDGLK from the coding sequence ATGTTACCCGTAGCAATCATCGGCGCCAGCGGATATACCGGCGCACAGGCAATCGAAATATTTATGCGCCATTCACAGGCGAAACTTACATATCTGACCGCTCTGCCGGAAGAATGCGGCAAAGTGCCGGACATCTTCCCGCGATTCAGAGGACGCTGCTCGCTGGAAATCGAACCGCTGAATATGAACAAACTTATCAGCAGCGCAAAAGTCGCGCTTTGCTGTCTGCCGCATAAAGTTTCGATGGGGTTTGTTCCGAATCTTTTGACGGCAGGTCTGAAAGTTATCGACTTCAGCGCAGATTATCGAATCAAAGACGTCAGCGTTTACGAAAAATATTACCAGCCGCATACAGATAAAGAAAATCTCAAGCAGGCGGTTTACGGATTGTGCGAACTGAATCGCGAGAAAATCAAAACCGCGAAACTCATCGCCAACCCCGGCTGCTTCCCGACGACTTTTATTCTCGGCACTGCTCCGCTTTTGAAAAACAAACTTGTCGAAGGGACTGTAATAGTAAATTCAGTTACCGGTGCAAGCGGCGCGGGCAAAAATCCGTCGAAAAATTTCCATTTCCCGAATATGAATGAAAACTTATTCGCTTACGGAATCGGCAAACATCGTCATCAGCCGGAGATGGAACAAATCGCAGGCGAACTTGCGGGCAAACACGTTGAAGTGCTTTTCCAGCCGCACGTCGGTCCGTTCGATTACGGTATTATGTCAACAATCTATTGCCAGCCGAAAGAAAAAATCACCGCTGAAAAGTTGACGGAGCTCTATAAAGAATTTTACAAGAATGAACCTTTCGTGCAGGTGCTTAACGCTCCGCCGATGCTCAAAGATATCGCGAACACAAACTATTGTCATATTTATCCGACAATCTGCAAAGATAAGATTGTAATCTTCAGCGATGTCGATAACCTGATTAAAGGTGCATCCGGCCAGGCTGTGCAAAATATGAATATTATGTATGGTTTCGATGAAACAGACGGGTTAAAATAG